A single region of the Triticum dicoccoides isolate Atlit2015 ecotype Zavitan chromosome 2B, WEW_v2.0, whole genome shotgun sequence genome encodes:
- the LOC119365562 gene encoding uncharacterized protein LOC119365562, with the protein MAFHDEAPLLLRINTARGGHMGGGECDEAENQRWPPWLKPLLATSFFGQCKMHADAHKCECNMYCLDCINGALCSQCLAYHHGHHAIQIRRSSYHDVIRVSEIQKVLDITGVQTYIINSARVVFLNERPQPRPGKGVTNTCDVCERSLLDTFRFCSLGCKIVGTSGEFRGRKRHAGGKKMKLKLKKAAASDSDDSSTITSGGSDKSSVVQSFSPSTPPATANSYRSSKRRKGIPHRSPFGNLIVEF; encoded by the exons ATGGCATTCCACGACGAGGCGCCGCTGCTGCTCAGGATCAACACCGCCAGAGGCGGCCACATG GGCGGAGGCGAGTGCGACGAGGCCGAGAACCAGCGGTGGCCGCCGTGGCTCAAGCCGCTGCTGGCGACCAGCTTCTTCGGGCAATGCAAGATGCACGCGGACGCCCACAAGTGCGAGTGCAACATGTACTGCCTCGACTGCATCAACGGCGCCCTCTGCTCCCAGTGCCTCGCCTACCACCACGGCCACCACGCCATCCAG ATAAGGAGGTCCTCCTACCACGACGTGATCCGCGTGTCGGAGATCCAGAAGGTGCTGGACATAACCGGCGTGCAGACCTACATCATCAACAGCGCGCGCGTCGTGTTCCTCAACGAGCGCCCGCAGCCCAGGCCCGGCAAGGGCGTCACCAACACCTGCGACGTCTGCGAGCGCAGCCTCCTCGACACCTTCCGCTTCTGCTCCCTCGGATGCAAG ATCGTTGGGACCTCCGGCGAGTTCCGCGGCCGGAAGAGGCACGCCGGCGGCAAGAAGATGAAGCTGAAGCTGAAGAAGGCGGCGGCGTCGGACTCGGACGACTCGTCCACCATCACCAGCGGCGGGAGCGACAAGAGCAGCGTGGTGCAGAGCTTCTCCCCGTCCACCCCGCCGGCCACCGCCAACAgctaccgctcctccaagcggcgCAAGGGCATCCCGCACCGGTCGCCCTTCGGCAACCTCATTGTGGAGTTCTGA